From Pseudonocardia autotrophica, one genomic window encodes:
- a CDS encoding RrF2 family transcriptional regulator — translation MRMSQGVEWTLHVLLTLTWLDDDEPVAVGRLAAGHDLPAPYLNKQLQALAKADILESVPGSRGGFRLARPAASITLMDVVAAIEGTREAFRCAEIRKQGVGADLPSSAFRAPCAISASMRRAELAWRRELASRTIADIRAEVDERSPDAQRLTRSAYDRRPEG, via the coding sequence ATGCGGATGAGCCAGGGCGTCGAATGGACCCTCCACGTCCTCCTGACCCTGACCTGGCTCGACGACGACGAGCCGGTCGCCGTCGGCAGACTGGCCGCCGGCCACGATCTGCCGGCGCCGTACCTGAACAAGCAGCTCCAGGCACTGGCGAAGGCCGACATCCTGGAGTCGGTCCCGGGATCGCGCGGTGGGTTCCGGCTCGCCCGGCCCGCGGCGTCGATCACCCTGATGGATGTCGTCGCGGCCATCGAAGGCACCCGGGAGGCCTTCCGCTGCGCGGAGATCCGCAAGCAGGGCGTGGGGGCCGATCTTCCGAGCTCGGCCTTCCGCGCGCCGTGTGCGATCAGCGCGTCGATGCGGCGCGCCGAGCTGGCGTGGCGGCGCGAGCTCGCGAGCCGCACGATCGCCGACATCCGCGCCGAGGTCGACGAGCGCTCTCCCGACGCACAGCGCCTCACCCGGAGCGCCTACGACCGTCGGCCCGAGGGCTGA
- a CDS encoding IclR family transcriptional regulator domain-containing protein codes for MAVEGGDRDYVQSLERGFAVLLAFDEDLTRPTLAELAAKTGFSRPAVRRLLLTLQRLGYVANDGSRWTLTPRVLSIAQHYTATRATIELAQPHLLRQAERTGESASLAELDGHEAVYVARVPVRRIMSINVAVGTRVPAYATSMGRVLLAWAGPETITRFLEEAEMRARTPATVTDPAELRQRLAQVREQGFSIVDGELEEGLVSAAVPVRDAGGRVVAALASSTSAGRLAPEKLVEQTVPILLETAAAISADLGYDATVLPPIRDGFY; via the coding sequence ATGGCGGTGGAGGGCGGCGACCGTGACTACGTGCAGAGCCTCGAGCGGGGTTTTGCGGTACTGCTCGCATTCGACGAGGACCTGACCCGTCCCACACTCGCGGAGCTGGCCGCGAAGACCGGGTTCTCCCGTCCCGCGGTCCGGCGCCTGCTGCTGACCCTGCAACGCCTCGGCTACGTCGCCAACGACGGGTCGCGCTGGACCCTCACCCCGCGCGTCCTGAGCATCGCGCAGCACTACACCGCGACCCGCGCGACGATCGAGCTCGCCCAGCCGCACCTGCTCCGGCAGGCCGAACGCACCGGTGAGTCGGCCTCACTGGCCGAGCTGGACGGGCACGAGGCCGTCTACGTCGCCCGGGTTCCGGTGCGGCGGATCATGAGCATCAACGTCGCGGTCGGCACCCGGGTCCCGGCCTACGCGACGTCGATGGGGCGGGTCCTGCTCGCCTGGGCGGGGCCGGAGACGATCACCCGTTTCCTGGAGGAGGCCGAGATGCGGGCGCGGACACCGGCGACCGTGACCGATCCGGCCGAGCTGCGGCAACGGCTCGCCCAGGTCCGTGAGCAGGGCTTCTCGATCGTCGACGGCGAACTGGAGGAGGGACTCGTCTCCGCGGCCGTCCCGGTCCGCGACGCCGGGGGCAGGGTCGTGGCCGCGCTCGCCTCGTCCACCTCGGCGGGACGGCTGGCGCCGGAGAAGCTGGTCGAGCAGACGGTGCCGATCCTGTTGGAGACCGCCGCCGCGATATCGGCCGATCTCGGCTACGACGCCACCGTCCTGCCGCCGATCCGCGACGGGTTCTACTGA
- a CDS encoding flavin reductase family protein — MPVPPRDLRIAFGRFATGVTVVTCRNSEGTPHGATVNAFTAVSLEPALCQVTLTRKSKACGLLDGAPFAVNVLGAAQVDTAWHFAGRPSDPGPQWAEGPTAPVLVGSAAVYSCRPWRTYDGGDHLIVVGEVEHIDVSDDQPLLFYRGAFREIGPVETGTHWGGSLDCPEAGWFDAESTFLKIA; from the coding sequence ATGCCAGTCCCGCCCCGTGACCTACGGATCGCGTTCGGCCGGTTCGCCACCGGCGTCACCGTGGTGACCTGCCGGAACTCCGAGGGAACTCCGCACGGCGCCACGGTCAACGCGTTCACCGCGGTCTCACTGGAGCCCGCGCTCTGCCAGGTCACGCTGACCCGCAAGTCGAAGGCGTGCGGGTTGCTCGACGGCGCACCGTTCGCGGTCAACGTGCTCGGCGCGGCCCAGGTCGACACCGCATGGCACTTCGCCGGTCGCCCGTCCGATCCCGGGCCGCAGTGGGCCGAAGGGCCGACCGCACCGGTTCTCGTCGGATCGGCCGCGGTCTACTCGTGCCGCCCCTGGCGCACCTACGACGGCGGCGACCACCTGATCGTCGTCGGCGAGGTCGAGCACATCGACGTCTCCGACGACCAGCCGCTGCTGTTCTACCGCGGCGCCTTCCGCGAGATCGGCCCGGTCGAGACCGGCACCCACTGGGGCGGCTCCCTGGACTGCCCCGAAGCCGGCTGGTTCGACGCCGAATCCACGTTCCTCAAGATCGCTTGA
- a CDS encoding NAD(P)/FAD-dependent oxidoreductase has protein sequence MSNILVIGGGFAGVWAAAGAIRARHEAGADTDAVTVSLIGAADDLTIRPRLYEDDPQGKRVALDRILGPIGVRRIPAIVTDIDTTTRTVSALGRDGSALELSYDRLVLASGSRVLTPPVDGAEHLFDVDTLPAAAALEAHVGRLGATAGGDERFTAVVIGAGFTGLEIVTELPGRLHAVAGDRPVRVVLVERADAVGPELGPGPRPEILAALEHAGVELLLDVSLRSVDRERATLSDGTVIPTRTVIWTAGMRASALTELIPGKRDAIGRLEVDEHLRVVGVDGVYAAGDTAAAVAENGHVVTQSCQHAVPQGKLAGANVGADVLGLPLSPFAPNPYVTCLSLGPYGAVLTTGWDRTVALTGAEATTLKHTINSEWIYPPVDDAQAILALADHRTTWPTEAVPSPAA, from the coding sequence ATGTCAAATATATTGGTTATCGGCGGTGGCTTCGCCGGGGTCTGGGCCGCAGCGGGCGCGATCCGCGCACGGCACGAAGCGGGCGCGGACACCGACGCCGTGACCGTGAGCCTGATCGGCGCGGCGGACGACCTCACGATCCGCCCACGCCTCTACGAGGACGACCCGCAGGGCAAGCGGGTGGCTCTCGATCGCATTCTCGGACCGATCGGGGTCCGGCGGATCCCCGCCATCGTCACCGACATCGACACCACCACCCGAACCGTCAGCGCGCTCGGCCGTGACGGCTCCGCGCTCGAGCTGAGCTACGACCGCCTGGTCCTGGCATCGGGCAGCCGGGTACTGACCCCGCCCGTCGACGGCGCCGAGCACCTCTTCGACGTCGACACCCTGCCCGCCGCCGCCGCACTGGAGGCTCACGTCGGCAGGCTCGGCGCGACCGCAGGCGGGGACGAGCGCTTCACCGCGGTCGTGATCGGTGCCGGATTCACCGGCCTCGAGATCGTGACCGAGCTACCGGGCCGGCTCCACGCGGTCGCCGGGGATCGCCCCGTCCGGGTCGTCCTGGTCGAGCGTGCCGACGCGGTCGGCCCCGAGCTCGGACCCGGACCCCGTCCGGAGATCCTCGCGGCGCTGGAGCACGCCGGCGTCGAACTCCTGCTCGACGTCTCCCTGCGGTCGGTCGACCGCGAACGAGCCACCCTGTCCGACGGCACCGTGATCCCGACCCGCACGGTCATCTGGACCGCCGGCATGCGGGCCAGCGCGCTGACCGAGCTGATCCCCGGCAAACGCGACGCCATCGGCAGGCTCGAGGTCGACGAGCACCTGCGCGTCGTCGGGGTGGACGGCGTCTACGCTGCGGGCGACACCGCCGCCGCCGTCGCCGAGAACGGCCACGTGGTGACGCAGAGCTGTCAGCACGCCGTACCCCAGGGGAAGCTGGCGGGGGCGAACGTCGGCGCCGACGTACTCGGCCTGCCGCTGAGCCCGTTCGCGCCGAACCCGTACGTCACATGCCTGAGCCTCGGCCCGTACGGGGCCGTCCTCACCACGGGATGGGACCGGACGGTCGCCCTGACCGGCGCCGAGGCCACGACGCTCAAGCACACCATCAACAGCGAGTGGATCTACCCGCCGGTCGACGACGCCCAGGCGATCCTCGCCCTCGCCGACCACCGCACCACCTGGCCGACCGAGGCGGTCCCGAGCCCGGCGGCCTGA